The Nicotiana sylvestris chromosome 6, ASM39365v2, whole genome shotgun sequence genomic sequence AAGTTTATGGGTTTCAAGTTTATTTTTCAGGTTAATCAATTTATTTTTCAGGATTTTAAGTTTATGGGTTCGAGATTCTAATATTTGAATTTAGTGGGTTCAAGATTAATTATTTATACATAAATGAAAATTTTAAGACAAATACAAAGTTCGAATCAAAACTATTAAGTTCGACTGAATTCGCTCTGAACACACTAGCTCCGCCCATGCTAGCGTCAATAAAGCTTAAAATATAAAAACACATATCACGTAAACTACAGGAGCAATACGTGACCAACAAAACCGTGATTTCCAATCTGGTAAAATGAATAATTTCAATATTGAAGCCTAAAAAACAAATTCCATGAGTTCATAATCCACTAGTAGAAAATAACTAACTTAAAAAACATAGAATATTCAAGATTCATAAACTAATAAAGAAAAGCTCCAAAGAATAACACCATAAACGTCATTGCAGTtggagcagcagcagtagcaccaTTACTAGTTGAGGAAGTCTGGTTAGCAGATTGAGGAGGAGATTCTGGTTCTAAAACTTTGATTATCATTTTCAAACCCCTCTCGCAATGTCCTGATACTCCACTAATGAAGTAGTATAACCCAGATTGCTCCAATTTATAAATGGTTTTTCCATTGTTAGAGAAGAAAATTGGATGACTCGACTTGCATTTCTCGTACTCTTCTTTAGTCACCACCAGAACTGAATCTTTCTTATACTCAAAACCTACGTACACCACACAGACATTATGGAGTCAAATAACTGTAAAGATCATGCAAATTGAACGGAGTAGTAATAGTAGATGAAATTATGTTACGGTCATACCTCTATATAACATTCTCGTTAATTTTTTTGGCTGTTATAATAAAGTGTTGTTATAGTATAAAGAATTTTTATATATACTACTATAGTGAGACCTCTCTATAATAGTCCTACTTTATAACAACACTTCCTTATAACGGCCAAGTTTTCTTTGGAACgatttttcatgttatgttataatatattgttctctataacaacacttcactatagcaGCCAAAAAATATCGAAACAAATAAGTCTGTTATTGAGATGTTTGACTGTATATGAGATTTGTAACGGATATCAAACAACATGTAACTTTTCATATAAAAACTCATATACTATGTTATTAGTGACTACATGCTATAATCGGTTATACTGCATCGATAAAGTATTACTAACTTATTTACACTGTCATGTTTATAACTTGAGTATGCTTTTGATACATATAGTTGAACAATGTTTAGAAGAAgcataagtttataatatgttAATTATGATAGCAAAATTATATTTTGGATGCCTTTGAACGTGAAGAGATCGATATGTATAAAGTATAATCGATAATGCTTAAGGTAAAGAAGAGTACTTACTCAAGGTGTCGCCAATCTTAAACCTATTTTTTCCAGCCCACTGGTCATACACTTGATCATCTTTTACTTTAGGAACAGCCCATCCTTTGTCACCACCAACAGCAAATTCAGTGGCAAGAGCCATAAAGAAATGAAGTGAAAAGAGTAAGAAGACTAAGTACAGAAAAGCTTTAGAGGAATCCATGAAAAGAGAAGGAATTTTTGGATTTGAAAGAAGGGAGCTCTTTTTCTTATGTTATAATAATGGAATAATATAATGGAGATAAGAATCTGAGTAGTTTGATTACTTAAAAAGGAGGAGTTTTTTCTGAAGTTGGTTATGGGGTGTAATTTCGTGGTGGAGTGTGCCATCATATCAGCAGAAAAAAATGGAGAATCGTGGGGCGCATGTTGGCATCAGTAAGGGCGGGTCTAGGGTAAGGCCTCAGAAATACGAAgcattactatatatatatatatataataaaagatttaaaattttaacaatttttaaATTTGATAGAGGTAGGATTGAGTGAGTTAATAAGATAATTTTTTTCTCTCACtaaattatataatatatttaCCTGCTCATCAATTATATTTTTCTTCCTCTATATATAATCTTTTTTCATGTTTCTAAcgattttactttttaattttaactcAAATTCTCTAGATTAATTATTCATTTTTGTCACATGTGATTGATCTACACATTAGAAAGCAAATTCTTTTTTGTCTCATCTTTTTTAACTAAGAAATTCACGAGACAAATGTCGCAAGGTTCAATACACGATGGATAATAGGCTTACCCCTTTACCATTTTCACTGAAACACAACTAGAAAATTACAAATTTTCGACCGTCAAATCGGTCGGAAATCGAGCTTTTCCGATGAATTACCGACCAAAAAGGTCAGTCGGAAAATATATGGTCAAATAATTTGCGACCGACCGGTCGGAAATTTTCGACGGATTTGGTCGCAAATTGAAAAATAAGGACGCACTTGAATATAAGAGATTTGAGATTGATTTGGTCGGTAAATTTTCGCATTTTCCTCTTTTCGCAAGGTTCAAAACACGATGGATAATAGACTCACCCCTTTACTATTTTCACTTAAAGGAAGAATTCAATATCATATGACATGTGCCTAACCCATACATCATGAGTTGCGCTCTCACCACTAGATCAAAATCATGTAGGTTTTTTTGTGTCTCAATATTATATATAtggattttataaaataaattttagtatctttttaatatattttgaTTTTAGGCCACCAGTTTTGTTGAGTCGCCCCTCACTGAAGATCAACAATTACTTACAGTCTACTGCGCCACCATGAACGTAATGTTCAATCAACTTCATTCACATTTGGTAACTGAATGACACACTCACCGCCTTTAATGTGCTTGCCATTGTTGTCTTATCTTAATTGAGACTCTACAAACTTGACTGAGAATATCAGGGGTGGGCAAGTAGCTGTAGTAGGAGACTAGTAAAGCCTTGATTTAGATCCCCAAAATTTTAATGgattatataattttatttcaaACTAGACAATATTAATGTTTGTAGAAAAAATAAGTacaaaaaatgtataaaaaaaaaagaagatgtttACTTTTAACagtgaaaatatttttaaaactttgaATTAAACAACTTAAATCTTCATATTAGTAAATACATTTTTTACAATAATATTAAAGGTACCACATTGCAAATACATGTTTAATATCTCATTTATTTAAATTACCTTTTTTAAtatgaataataataatattactaCGTTAAGTTAAAGACTTTATATCATTTAAGAATATATACTATAAACAACAAGTATGAAAAAAATATCAAGTACTTATAAGCTAAAATCAGTCATAAGTTGGTCACCTCCCAACTTATGGCTTTTCAGCTTATAAACACTTTTAGTTTGACTAAGGCTTTTACTAGTTTAtccttaataatattttttaattcaaaaaatatttttcctaaAATAAATTTTCTAACTTTCTTTTCATTCCATATTCGTTGTTCATCCTtttctttataatttttttaatttataattttgtAAGGTTTAAAAGGATATTTTAGTctttttaactaaaaaaagagtAACTTATCAATACTTTTATACCAAACACATGAACGGCTTATTATCAGTTTAACACGTCTATCTAAACATGTAAAtgtttatttaaaaaattaattacaACACTTAAAAATACTTTTCAGCACTTCAAGATTATCAGTTATTTACGAACAACTAATCCAAATGGGGTCTTAGTCCTTTCCCTGTGTGGGtgggttggggggggggaggtTGATGGAAAATGTTAGGCCGGTTTCTTTAATTTCCTCGAGCTGACTTCATAAATTCTACTCCATATTATCAATAGAAATAATCATACCAAAGTGAGCGTATCATGTTATTCCTTACccaaaatttaatttaatttttttcttaccGCTTTCAGTTAGTATTCATCAATGAGTGTGTATATGGGTAAAACAGAACCCTTGAGATGCCTCAATTTTTTATGAAATAAGCGGACCAAGAAACGTGACGGCAAGGAACCAAAATCGAGGCGAGGAGCCCCTCGAGCCAGGGTCCGGGGCAAAATGCACACCCCCGAGAATATCGGGGCCGTGACCGCGGGACCGTTTCAAATCCTAAAGGCCTCGAAGAGCATAATCAGGCAATCGGACATGACCAAAAGAAGGCCGTGACATCCGTGATCAATCAGATATCACAGCGTGGATCTCGACACGTATCGGCAGGAATTCTGTGATTAGTTAAacggaagatttttaccttttatggaATTGTACTTAGAGTagaactctcctactatataaaggggtctGGTTATTCATTAAGCGCATTATGGTACACTAATCAAGGCAATATACCCTTAGTTTCTTTGCTATTCCAAGTTCTTACCTGAATTCATCAATTCTTCATTATAGTGAGCTCGAGATCGAAGGCATGCATTTCACTAAAGCTGTTACTGAGTCCGGATTCACTCCCCCAATTGGTTTAATGATTTATTACATTCTTTATCCATCTGATCTATCGCAATTTATTATTTGTATTGAATTAATccgcatatccttaaaaccatatttaaatttaattgttatccatttttcgGATAAATAGTTTGGAACTCACCGTGGGGTTAAGGATAATAGCGGCGGGTTGATAAAATTTTTTATAACACACTCTATTTTACACTTATTTTTTGAGCTTTTAATTTCAAGTCGAGATAGAAATGTCGAACTCCAGTCTATCCATTTGAATGTTGACGCTGAATCCGGCCACCATGGAGAGAACAACAATGAGGTGCCCCCTGTTGGTCCCAATGGAGTCCTAGTTAAAGATCAGATCGATGTTAAATCACATGTGGCTATCAAAGCAAATCTGTCTACTGATCTCGAAAACAACATTCGCGTAGGAGCCCGATTGATTGCCCGGAGTGCGCACGATGGCGAAGATGATGGGATCAACTTGCGCGTGATCTTCAAAATGTTTAAGGCTCAACAAGCAGCAATATCCCGGTTGCAGAACCAAAGCCCCGCCCCCAGCAAAGTTGAGCCCGAACCATCCCGGGAAAACACTCGCAGAAACGAACCGGCAACAGAAAGGCATAGTGAAGAAGAATCCAGGATCAGCCCCGAGATAATAAAGATGCTTAAGGAGCTGACAAAATGGGTAAAATCGGGAGAAAATAAATCGAAGCCAACAACAAAAAATTTGAGACCTGTAACTCAGGGTTGATCAAATCCCGGGAGCACCCCTGATACTAAAAGGCCTGGATTCCAAAAAATTTGTCCAAAAACCTTTCCCTCCAAGCTCAGCTCCAAAGACGATCCCAAAGAAGTTTCGAATGCCCGAAATTCCGAAGTACAAATGGAACAACTGATTCAAATGAATATGTGACCTCCTACACGTACGCCATCAAGTTGAACaacttagaagatgatgaaataGAATCCGACCTGCTGAAAATGTTCGGAGAGACCTTGTTAAAAAGAGCTATGATATGATATTACAACTTaccccctaattctattgactcgtttgctatgcttgcaggtGCCTTTTGTAAAAGCACACGtcggggccatcaaggtcgagatCAGGAAgtcaaaccttttcaaagtaaagCAAAAAAATAACGAGATGCTCAGGAAGTTCGTGTCCAGGTTTCAAATGGAACACATTGCCTACGGTCGCGGATGATTGGGTCGATCAGGCATTCACCCAAGGACTCAAACCCCAAAACTCATTGGTTTTGCAGCAGTTGAAACAAAATTTGGTAGAATACCCAACGGTAACTTGGGTCGTCGTCCATAACAGGCACGTTTCAAAAATTAGAGTCAAAGACGACTAGCTCAAGGCCCCTTCCGGGTTTATTTATTCCATCAGAACTAGTAACAGAGCCAAAAGAACCATCGATCATGAACCAAGATCTGCGAGGAATGAAAAAAGGAATGATTGAGGCTAGAACAGTCAAGGAATCATAAGCAAGAGCGGTTTTGATAGGTAACTCGGGGCCCGGGAGGCACCAAGATTATCGGAGTATAACTTCAGTATCAATGCTGCAAGTGTTGTATTCTCTATAGGAtgcatcaaagataccaaatggACTCGTCCATTGCAGTATGATCCTGCCCAAAGGGACCGGAACCtaatgtgcaagtatcatggcactcacGGCTATAGAATCGAGGACTGCCGACAACTAAGGGAAGAAGTAGCTTGGTTATTCAATAACGGACACCTCCAAAAATTTctgagtgatcgagccaaaaatcactcCAGGAATATGGACTCCAACAAGCAGATCGAGCAAGAGGAACCCCAGCAAGTCAAAACATGATCATGGGCGGAGTTGACATCCCTCAGCGACCGATGTCAAAACGTACCAAGGTGTCCATTACAAGGGAAAAACGGACTCGAGATTACATATCGAAGGGAACCATATCTTTCAATGACAGGGACGCTGAAGGCATCGTACAaccacataatgatgcactggtaatatctgtactcataaataaatctcaagttaagcgtgtgttaattgatctaggtagctcggccaatatcatcagatcgagggtcgtggaacaACTGGGTCTACAAGACCAAATAGTACCTGCAGTCCGAATTCCAAAAGGTTTCAACATGGCATGCGAAACTACTAAAGGGGAGATAACCACTCTAGTAAACACCGATAGGACCATCCAAGAAACATAGTTCTTTGTGATTGAAGGATATATAAGACACAACGCTCTATTCGGAAGGTCGTGGATTCATAACATTAGGGCAATACCCTCACCACTACACCATGCATTAAAATTCCCCACACCAAAAGGAATCAAGACAGTTTACGGAGAGTAGTCGGCCGCAAGAGAAATGTTTACGGTGGATGAGATGATCCCGGTGTCGCACTCTCGACATCGAAGAATTTGGAGTTAGAAACTAATTAGCAATCATCAATACCGGCCCCGACCAAACCAGAGAAGGAATAGACAGGCGGGGGTGATGATTACAGAGTTCCTAGATTGTTCATAGTTCCTGATGATTCTGATGCTACCAAGTTGACAGTCGAGGAGCTAAAACGAGTCGTATTGATCGAGCACCTGCCCGATTGGAAGGTATATCTGGGCACGGGGTTGACCCCCGAGCTTAGGGAAAAACTCACTCAAATACTTATAGCTAAcattgattgttttgcttggttctATTTAGATATTATAGGAATCCCATCAGAAGTGACGCTCATGAGTTAAGCTTGGACCTAAAGTTCCACCCGGTTAAGCAGAAAAGGAGGCCTCATTCTGAAGTCAAGCATGCAATTATCAAAGACGAGGTatccaaacttcttaaaataggttCCATCCGAGAAGTTAAGTAACCGAATTGGTTGACTAATGTAGTAATAGTACCTAAAAATGGAAATAcgttaagaatgtgcgtagattgcaaagacttaaataaggcatgccccaatgactcttttcattttcctaACATCTATCGAATGATTGTTGCATCGCCGGGCATGAGGTACCcaattttctcgatgcctattctggGTATAACCAAATCTGGATGGACCCGGACGATCAAGGAAAAACTTTCGTCATCACTAAGTTCGATACTTACTGTTATAATGTAATACCGTTCGGACTAAAAAATGCCGGTGCCACTTATCAACGCTTAGTAAATTGGATGTTCAAAGAACGAATAGGAAAATTAATGGAGGTTTACATTGACGACATGGTGGTTAAGTACCTGCGATCAGAGGActatttgaaacatttgcaggaaaccttcgatATACTaaagaaatacaatatgaagctTAACCCGGAGAAATGCGTGTTCGGGGTAAGATccgaaaatgtcacgacccaaacatcCCTCCAAGACACgttgtgacgacacctagtctctacgactagataagcctaatAAATTGCGAAAAATATCAACATTGGAAACAAACTAAACTGCTAACTGCATTAGATACTGAATAACCAATAATAATGCCGCTCGGCATGTACAATAACCAACACTAGACGTACACCGTTTTTCCAAAACCCTAAATATCATGAGTCACAAACTATAGAAAGAAAAATAGTATCTCTATGCTCCAAAatctaacaaaagaaaaatacagGAAATGTTTGACATACggaagaatagaaagggactccgaggtctgtggatgtgacagatataccttgaagtctccaaagtTGTCCTGGCTCACTAAGAACGAGGCTGATagaaggtacctggatctgcacatgaaaaacatatgtaggaaagggcatgagtacatcacaacggtacccagtaagtgccaagcctaaccttagtcgagtagtgacgaggtcaggtcaggaccctagtgttatatatatataataaaacaaGATAGAATGAAATACCGCAgtaaattaaagactgaaatttaACAAGAATGAAATCATAGAAGACAACAGCTCAGTACACAGAGCtaacaataggggatctcccgagataccgtctcatagtcccaaatgtaaatatgtaggaaatctcccggaatatcgtttcgtagtcccaaagtaaatatgtagaaCATGGGATCTCCCGgtataccgttccgtagtcccacaATAAATATgcagtgcagggggatctcccaaaaTACCGCTCCGAAGTCCCAAAGTCAATATATAGCTCAACTAACGGAAATAACAATTACAGCAAGAAAGcctacagtttagactaagttcaagtcaggaaaaaaaatagcaaattCACTAAACATGCTACACAGAGTTCAGATAAAAAATTAAGGCAAGTAGACATGCTATTCTAAGCTAACAGGATACTGCACATGCtgatataactcaaataagaaggaAAACAAGTTATTACTTAGCGAAAATCGGGTTTTTACAACAATTAGCCCGTgtacatactcgtcacctcacgtacgcaaaatggaccaaatctatccaaaatcaattacataacataaatataactacaaggaactaatctagctaatgaaatcaaagctaaagcaagaaattagaaaaattgcccaaaacacctccctgggcccacatctcggaatcgggtaaaagtcacaaaatacgaaCACTCATTCACTTACGAGTCTAACCGTTCAAGAATTACTTGAATTCAACCTCAAATCGCCTTCCAAAACTCGAAATTTATTCTATGGAGTTTCTACCATTTTCCCCCAAATTTCCAACTCAAATCCTAATTAAATGATGCAATTAACcatagattagtgggatataaccatACAGGAGTTAAGAGTCGTTACCCACAAGTTTGCTCTGAAAATCCCTTGAAATTTCGCCTCAATCCGAGATTTCTAGGTCCAAAAATGGAGAATGAAATCAAACCCTCGCACTTTGCCCTTTTTTGCCCAGTcaaaccgcacctgcagtccaaattccgcttttgcggTGCCGCTTTTGCGGCGAAGACTCTGCACCTGCAGAGTTCACTTAAACTCCTAGGTACCTCACTTGTGCACCACAATTCGCATCTGCGGACGTATTTTTGTGCTCAATCGTCCGCTTCTACGGAACCTTGGCCACCTCAGCTTCCTCACTTATTCCACTTCTGCGATCGCActtccgcagatgcggctccgcttctgcggcttaCACGTCGCACCTACAACCATTGGCCAACCCATCATCCTCGCATCTATAATTTCCCACTCTCTTCTGTGAGCTCGCACCTACAGTCAATCTTGCGCAGATGCGATTACA encodes the following:
- the LOC104239219 gene encoding early nodulin-like protein 5 — protein: MDSSKAFLYLVFLLFSLHFFMALATEFAVGGDKGWAVPKVKDDQVYDQWAGKNRFKIGDTLSFEYKKDSVLVVTKEEYEKCKSSHPIFFSNNGKTIYKLEQSGLYYFISGVSGHCERGLKMIIKVLEPESPPQSANQTSSTSNGATAAAPTAMTFMVLFFGAFLY